One Silene latifolia isolate original U9 population chromosome 4, ASM4854445v1, whole genome shotgun sequence DNA segment encodes these proteins:
- the LOC141651774 gene encoding uncharacterized protein LOC141651774, whose product MFLFDGKPVIVRPWEPNTKITKVSVKTVPIWVKLVGLDLKFWGAKCLEKLASLIGKFVRVDDLTLDRTLLGFARVMVEVGIDQIFPEKINFLDELGQNVTVAVEYDWLPVTCTKCKGIGHKEAQCRKGMGWNSRPAQQLRQPPNRQVWKRKEHTNTHADHTEFPPLSKEGSGNPQPGRLGIVTRVQQGNGGSSATTPTITPVNTSNPVLTPARILTRITRHESRLQGGKEGVFMVNYKKEMASVAPMVDKGGGGEASASNGVKPGSLNKVVDSLCHGWNYCTNHQYHAGGRIWLLWKDRKYKVNVLDMEAQFIHVKVEDIINNYMFYVTFVYGFNKIEERIPLWDAMVRLTLKEPWIIMGDFNNVLHMDEKIGLPVKDSETMPFQDAIDRCGLQDMKCTGSFFTWNNKQPNSTRVFSRIDRVLVNDEWLTKWPDYFAHYAPEGEYDHCPCFIRAGDTTLRQKRPFKFFNMWTGVPDFLMIVENGWNENVYGTRMYKVRHLHDDPHNTTLRDNEYNIRASFQTLHKAKIEFLRQKAKCEWARDGDSNSAMFHKAIRQRQLANKVLQIEDINGQLCNTPEGIMKAFEDYYQELLGVQGTTEGFMATIVSRGDRVQQTDWPILRWNIMGEEICEAVTDFFRDGKLLKQLNCTNLVLIPKVKNPNSVKEFRPLSCCNTLYKWISRKAYDSIEWAFVHQIMLVLNFPPKFVQLVMQCISTTTFSIALNGNMQGFFNGKRGLRQRDHLSPLLFTLCMEYLSRLLDMACQGSNFHYHPLCRGIKLTHFMLADDLLLFCKGTMGSVFTLVEAFECFSNASGLHINNEKTDIMFNGMQSEMEDLIMQETGFKKGTLPFKYLGVNISHKKLSKLDCNILIDKMIHKIKGWNKRRISYTGRMVLVRSVLATLHNYWAKIFVLPVGVMDKIQALCRNFLWEGSDDYSKAPLISWKVVCSSLKAGGLGLIDSKDWNVAAVGKLVWWIFIKKDILWIRWIDKIYMKGKPSVMPPKVEWYSTVWNNMNLPKHRFIAWLIKHKRLLTLDRLCRMGVTVQTMQLGSPEKMMRLRKITGFRRKLLCSLVIATQYNIWHARNVCRMEHKVLHPVAIVKSVQEAVKSVMVHKRQDSLAASDINWCRLKGLM is encoded by the exons ATGTTTCTATTTGATGGTAAACCGGTGATAGTGCGTCCTTGGGAGCCAAATACCAAAATCACCAAAGTCTCGGTTAAAACAGTTCCTATCTGGGTGAAATTGGTGGGTTTGGACCTGAAATTCTGGGGGGCTAAATGTTTGGAAAAATTGGCATCTCTGATAGGAAAATTTGTCAGAGTTGATGATCTTACTTTGGACAGAACCTTGTTAGGCTTTGCTAGAGTGATGGTTGAGGTAGGGATTGACCAAATTTTTCCAGAGAAGATCAATTTTCTGGATGAATTGGGACAGAATGTGACTGTGGCAGTTGAATATGACTGGCTACCTGTGACTTGTACTAAATGTAAAGGTATAGGTCATAAGGAAGCCCAGTGCAGGAAAGGGATGGGATGGAATAGCAGACCTGCTCAGCAGCTGAGGCAACCACCTAACAGACAGGTTTGGAAAAGGAAGGAACACACAAATACACATGCTGATCATACAGAATTCCCACCCCTGTCTAAGGAAGGGTCTGGTAATCCACAACCTGGTAGACTAGGGATTGTGACTAGAGTGCAACAGGGTAATGGAGGCAGTTCAGCTACTACTCCAACTATTACTCCTGTGAATACTAGCAACCCTGTGCTTACCCCTGCTAGAATCTTAACTAGGATTACCAGACATGAATCTAGATTACAAGGTGGAAAGGAAGGAGTATTTATGGTGAATTATAAAAAGGAAATGGCTAGTGTGGCACCAATGGTTGATAAAGGAGGAGGAGGGGAGGCTTCGGCCTCTAATGG GGTTAAACCTGGATCTCTAAATAAGGTAGTGGATAGTCTGTGTCATGGGTGGAATTATTGTACTAATCATCAGTATCATGCTGGTGGGAGGATTTGGTTACTTTGGAAGGATAGGAAGTACAAAGTGAATGTTCTGGATATGGAGGCTCAGTTCATTCATGTGAAGGTGGAAGATATTATCAATAATTATATGTTCTATGTTACTTTTGTGTATGGTTTTAACAAAATTGAGGAAAGGATACCTTTATGGGATGCTATGGTGAGATTGACCCTAAAGGAACCTTGGATTATTATGGGGGATTTTAACAATGTTCTACATATGGATGAAAAAATTGGCTTGCCTGTTAAGGACTCTGAAACTATGCCTTTTCAGGATGCCATTGATAGATGTGGATTACAGGACATGAAATGTACGGGATCGTTTTTCACATGGAATAATAAACAACCTAACTCTACTAGGGTTTTCAGTAGGATTGACAGGGTACTTGTGAATGATGAGTGGTTGACTAAATGGCCTGATTATTTTGCCCATTATGCTCCTGAGGGTGAGTATGATCACTGTCCATGTTTTATTAGAGCTGGTGATACTACTTTGAGACAGAAGAGGCCCTTCAAATTTTTCAATATGTGGACTGGAGTACCTGATTTTTTGATGATTGTTGAGAATGGTTGGAATGAGAATGTGTATGGGACTAGGATGTATAAGGTG AGACATTTGCATGATGATCCCCATAATACTACTCTAAGGGATAATGAGTATAACATCAGAGCCAGCTTTCAAACTCTCCACAAAGCCAAAATAGAGTTTCTGAGACAAAAAGCCAAGTGTGAATGGGCTAGAGATGGTGATAGCAATTCTGCTATGTTCCATAAGGCTATCAGGCAAAGACAACTTGCTAACAAGGTGTTACAAATTGAAGACATCAATGGGCAGTTGTGTAATACACCTGAAGGCATAATGAAGGCATTTGAGGACTATTACCAAGAGCTATTAGGGGTTCAAGGTACCACTGAGGGTTTTATGGCCACCATTGTGAGCAGAGGGGATAGAGTGCAACAAACTGATTGGCCTATCCTAA GATGGAACATTATGGGTGAGGAGATATGTGAGGCTGTCACTGATTTCTTTCGAGATGGAAAGCTTTTGAAACAACTTAACTGTACTAATCTTGTGCTTATTCCTAAAGTCAAGAATCCTAACTCTGTGAAGGAGTTTAGACCTTTGTCTTGCTGCAATACTTTATATAAG TGGATCTCGAGAAAAGCATATGATTCCATTGAGTGGGCATTTGTTCACCAAATTATGCTAGTTCTAAACTTTCCTCCTAAATTTGTTCAACTGGTGATGCAATGTATTTCTACTACAACTTTCTCTATTGCTCTCAATGGCAATATGCAAGGATTCTTCAATGGGAAACGAGGTCTAAGGCAAAGGGATCATCTCTCCCCCTTGCTGTTTACCTTATGCATGGAGTATTTGAGCAGACTCCTTGATATGGCTTGTCAAGGATCTAATTTTCATTATCACCCCTTATGCAGAGGTATTAAGCTAACCCATTTTATGCTTGCGGATGACCTACTGCTGTTTTGCAAAGGAACAATGGGCTCTGTTTTCACCTTGGTGGAGGCTTTTGAATGTTTCTCTAATGCTAGTGGGTTGCATATTAATAATGAGAAGACTGACATCATGTTTAATGGGATGCAATCTGAGATGGAGGACCTTATTATGCAGGAAACAGGGTTTAAGAAAGGCACTCTACCTTTCAAATATTTGGGGGTCAACATCTCTCACAAGAAACTATCCAAACTGGATTGCAACATTCTGATTGATAAGATGATTCACAAAATCAAAGGATGGAATAAGAGAAGAATTTCTTATACTGGAAGAATGGTGCTGGTAAGATCTGTATTGGCAACCTTGCATAATTATTGGGCAAAAATCTTTGTGCTTCCTGTGGGAGTGATGGACAAAATTCAGGCCTTATGTAGGAATTTCCTTTGGGAGGGGTCTGATGATTATTCTAAAGCGCCACTTATTTCTTGGAAAGTTGTTTGTTCATCTCTTAAAGCAGGAGGGCTGGGGTTGATTGACAGTAAGGACTGGAATGTAGCTGCTGTAGGGAAACTTGTCTGGTggatcttcatcaaaaaggacaTATTATGGATTAGATGGATTGATAAAATTTATATGAAAGGCAAGCCCTC GGTAATGCCCCCTAAGGTTGAGTGGTACAGTACTGTGTGGAACAATATGAACCTGCCAAAACATAGGTTCATAGCATGGCTAATCAAACATAAGAGGCTGCTTACTTTGGATAGGCTCTGCAGGATGGGGGTTACTGTACAGACAAT GCAATTGGGAAGCCCTGAGAAGATGATGCGGTTAAGGAAAATCACAGGATTTCGTAGGAAATTGCTTTGTTCGTTGGTGATAGCTACCCAATACAACATTTGGCATGCTCGTAATGTATGTAGAATGGAACACAAAGTGTTACACCCTGTGGCTATTGTGAAATCAGTGCAGGAAGCTGTTAAAAGTGTGATGGTGCACAAGAGACAGGATAGTTTAGCTGCTAGTGATATTAATTGGTGTCGTCTGAAAGGATTAATGTAA